One Nostoc punctiforme PCC 73102 DNA window includes the following coding sequences:
- a CDS encoding phosphoenolpyruvate carboxylase, which produces MGSLLYSSSQTADIYPVSELFLRHRLQVVEELWESVLRQECGQNMVDLLRQLRDLCSPEGQATNDQASSAVKLIEQLNINEAIRAARAFALYFQLINIIEQEYEQRQQLSRYEAETEPTDSERASNVNYSSNQREDDAPVSKGIAAELLAKNYLEKAQVKPKGTFAALFPYLFKQNVPPQQIQRLIAHLDVRLVFTAHPTEIVRHTIRDKQRQVVQLLQKLDTLENHAGGTGGGYAWEAADVREQLLEEIRLWWRTDELHQFKPTVLDEVDYALHYFQEVLFDGIPQLYKRFKHTLSNTFPWLEPPSKNFCSFGSWVGSDRDGNPSVTPEVTWQTACYQRKMVLGRYIQSVKNLIELLSVSMHWSDVLPDLLESLELDQSQLSEVYDALALRYRQEPYRLKLAYVLKRLENTRDRNLALYNRETPKNQDSPLYRSGDDFLAELRMIQRNLTETGLSCRDLENLICQVEIFGFNLTQLDIRQESSRHADALNEILQYLQILPQPYNELSEEQKVAWLTGELQTRRPLIPAELPFSEKTNDVIETFRVVRSLQQEFGLNICQTYIISMCRDVSDVLEVLLLAKEARLFDPAIAVGTIQVVPLFETVEDLQRSRSVMRKLFELPLYRALLAGGYEQTKTESVVVDENSSSLASPAPPASPASPAPSPSPLTPNLQEVMLGYSDSNKDSGFLSSNWEIHKAQKSLQQIAEGYDINLRIFHGRGGSVGRGGGPAYEAILAQPGHSINGRIKITEQGEVLASKYSLLDLALYHMETITTAVIQASLLRTGFDDIEPWNEIMEELAARSRQHYRALIYEQPDFVDFFHQVTPIEEISQLQISSRPARRPSGKKDLSSLRAIPWVFSWTQTRFLLPSWYGVGTALQEFLNAEPEEHLKLMRYFYVKWPFFKMVISKAEMTLAKVDMQMAHHYVQELSQSEDQLRFAKVFDQIASEFYLTRDLVLKITDHNQLLDGDPVLQRSVQLRNGTIVPLGFIQVSLLKRLRQSMNTNATSGVIHSRYSKGELLRGALLTINGIAAGMRNTG; this is translated from the coding sequence ATGGGTTCCCTTTTATACTCTTCGTCTCAAACTGCGGATATATACCCGGTGTCGGAATTATTTTTGCGTCATCGTCTCCAGGTAGTGGAAGAATTGTGGGAGTCTGTTCTCCGGCAAGAATGCGGTCAAAACATGGTAGACTTGTTGCGGCAGCTGCGCGATCTGTGTTCGCCAGAAGGACAGGCAACAAATGACCAAGCATCCTCAGCCGTCAAATTAATTGAACAACTAAATATCAACGAAGCAATCCGCGCGGCTCGTGCTTTCGCTCTGTATTTTCAGCTGATTAACATCATAGAGCAGGAATACGAGCAAAGGCAGCAACTGAGTCGCTATGAAGCAGAAACAGAGCCTACAGACTCAGAAAGAGCATCTAATGTCAATTACTCGTCCAATCAAAGAGAAGATGATGCGCCTGTTAGCAAGGGAATAGCAGCAGAATTGCTAGCAAAGAACTATCTAGAAAAAGCGCAAGTCAAACCAAAAGGGACTTTCGCTGCCTTGTTTCCCTATTTATTCAAACAGAATGTACCACCCCAGCAGATTCAACGTCTCATTGCTCATCTAGATGTGCGCTTAGTTTTCACAGCGCACCCGACGGAAATTGTTCGTCATACCATCCGAGATAAGCAGCGACAGGTGGTACAACTCTTGCAAAAACTGGATACCTTAGAAAACCATGCTGGTGGTACAGGTGGCGGATATGCTTGGGAAGCAGCAGATGTCCGCGAACAATTGCTTGAAGAAATTCGCCTCTGGTGGCGCACGGACGAACTTCACCAGTTCAAACCTACTGTGCTAGATGAAGTAGATTATGCCCTCCACTACTTCCAAGAAGTTTTATTTGATGGCATTCCTCAACTTTATAAACGTTTCAAACATACACTATCTAATACCTTTCCTTGGCTAGAACCACCAAGTAAAAACTTTTGTTCTTTTGGCTCTTGGGTAGGCTCAGATAGGGATGGGAACCCATCAGTTACACCAGAAGTGACCTGGCAAACAGCTTGCTATCAGCGCAAAATGGTCCTGGGGAGATATATTCAGTCAGTGAAAAATCTGATTGAATTGTTGAGTGTGTCGATGCACTGGAGTGATGTCTTACCAGATTTGCTGGAATCTCTAGAGTTAGATCAGTCCCAGTTGAGTGAGGTATATGATGCACTGGCGCTGCGTTATCGGCAAGAACCCTATCGGCTGAAACTCGCTTATGTACTGAAACGACTAGAAAATACTCGCGATCGCAATCTAGCTTTGTACAATCGGGAAACGCCAAAAAATCAAGATAGTCCCCTGTATCGTTCGGGAGACGATTTTTTAGCTGAACTGCGGATGATTCAGCGTAACTTGACAGAAACAGGTTTAAGCTGTCGAGATTTAGAAAATCTCATCTGTCAGGTAGAAATTTTTGGTTTTAACTTGACACAGCTAGATATCCGTCAAGAATCATCCCGCCATGCTGATGCGCTAAATGAAATCCTACAATACCTGCAAATATTACCTCAACCTTACAACGAACTATCTGAGGAGCAAAAAGTTGCTTGGCTTACAGGAGAACTGCAAACCCGCCGGCCATTAATTCCAGCAGAATTGCCATTTTCTGAAAAAACCAACGATGTAATTGAAACCTTTCGCGTCGTGCGATCGCTGCAACAAGAATTTGGTCTAAATATCTGCCAAACTTACATTATCAGCATGTGCCGCGACGTGAGCGACGTGCTAGAAGTACTACTGTTAGCCAAAGAAGCCAGACTTTTTGACCCCGCCATAGCCGTGGGAACCATTCAAGTTGTCCCCTTATTTGAAACAGTAGAAGACTTACAACGCTCCAGAAGCGTCATGCGGAAACTGTTTGAACTCCCGTTATATCGCGCTTTGTTAGCCGGTGGCTACGAACAAACAAAAACAGAGAGTGTTGTCGTGGATGAAAATTCATCCTCCCTTGCCTCCCCTGCCCCCCCTGCTTCCCCCGCTTCCCCTGCCCCCTCCCCCTCCCCCCTCACCCCTAACTTGCAAGAAGTGATGCTGGGGTATTCTGACAGCAACAAAGACTCTGGTTTTTTAAGCAGCAACTGGGAAATTCATAAAGCCCAAAAATCACTGCAACAAATAGCAGAAGGCTACGATATAAATTTGCGGATTTTCCACGGACGCGGCGGTTCTGTAGGGCGGGGTGGTGGCCCTGCTTACGAGGCAATTTTGGCTCAACCGGGTCATAGTATCAATGGGCGAATCAAGATTACCGAACAAGGAGAAGTTTTGGCTTCTAAATACTCCTTGTTGGACTTGGCTTTGTACCACATGGAAACCATCACCACTGCTGTGATTCAAGCTAGCCTGCTGCGGACAGGGTTTGATGATATTGAACCCTGGAATGAGATTATGGAAGAATTAGCAGCGCGATCGCGGCAACATTATCGGGCTTTAATTTATGAACAGCCTGATTTTGTGGACTTTTTCCATCAAGTAACCCCCATTGAAGAAATTAGCCAGCTACAAATTAGTTCCCGTCCAGCCCGTCGCCCATCTGGTAAGAAAGATTTAAGCAGTCTGCGAGCTATTCCTTGGGTATTTAGTTGGACGCAAACCCGCTTTTTGCTTCCTTCCTGGTATGGCGTTGGCACAGCGTTACAAGAATTCTTGAATGCAGAACCAGAAGAACACTTGAAATTAATGCGCTACTTTTACGTTAAGTGGCCCTTTTTCAAGATGGTGATTTCTAAGGCCGAGATGACTTTGGCAAAAGTAGATATGCAAATGGCACATCACTACGTTCAAGAATTGTCACAATCAGAAGATCAACTCCGCTTTGCTAAGGTTTTTGACCAAATTGCCAGCGAGTTCTATCTCACAAGGGATTTGGTGTTAAAAATCACCGATCACAATCAATTGTTAGATGGCGATCCTGTCTTGCAACGATCTGTGCAGTTACGCAATGGCACAATTGTCCCCTTGGGATTTATCCAAGTTTCCCTGCTCAAGCGCCTACGCCAGTCTATGAATACTAATGCCACTTCTGGAGTCATCCATTCTCGTTACAGCAAAGGCGAGTTACTACGAGGTGCATTGTTAACTATTAATGGAATTGCAGCCGGGATGAGAAATACAGGTTGA
- a CDS encoding DUF4090 family protein: MPTETNPGNQTTTGADAIDEAIARGIDFDGSPIPPAKLELYGKVMALEGNRQRSGVSNTMRSRIVRIGAKHIPQAELDQLLVDAGFAPLKEKEIAFFYSGK; this comes from the coding sequence ATGCCTACCGAAACTAACCCAGGGAATCAAACTACTACAGGTGCTGACGCTATTGATGAAGCGATCGCACGGGGAATTGATTTTGACGGTTCTCCCATTCCACCTGCCAAACTAGAACTTTATGGTAAAGTCATGGCGCTAGAGGGTAATAGACAGCGCAGTGGCGTATCTAATACTATGCGATCGCGAATTGTGCGAATTGGTGCAAAACACATTCCCCAAGCAGAACTCGACCAATTACTTGTGGATGCTGGTTTTGCACCCCTAAAAGAAAAAGAAATTGCGTTTTTTTATAGCGGTAAATAA
- a CDS encoding aldo/keto reductase, translating into MSGTTPNSEMQYRVLGSTGERVSAIGLGGWHIALKHVDEQLAIRIVRTAIDRGITFMDNSWDYNGGVSEIRMGKALRDRYRDKVFLMTKIDGRSKKEAARQLDESLQRLQVDCIDLVQHHEILRHEDPHRVFDEEGANAAFLEAKQAGKLRYIGFTGHKDPYVHLHMLEVAAANGFKFDTVQMPLNVMDAHYRSFAKLVVPELVKQNIGVLGMKSLANGILLRSNTVTPIECLHYALNLPTSVVITGIDSIEILEQAFEAVRTFQPMNDEQVRSLLAKTAEAGSRGEFEPFKTSSIFDSTAQNPDWLGEEPQRLQQLMSA; encoded by the coding sequence ATGTCAGGAACTACGCCAAATTCAGAAATGCAATATCGAGTTCTCGGTAGTACAGGAGAGAGAGTTTCTGCGATTGGATTGGGTGGTTGGCACATTGCCTTAAAACACGTTGATGAGCAACTGGCTATCCGAATTGTTAGAACAGCGATCGATCGCGGCATCACTTTTATGGATAACAGTTGGGATTACAACGGTGGAGTCAGTGAGATTCGTATGGGAAAAGCCCTGCGCGATCGCTACCGTGACAAAGTTTTCCTGATGACGAAAATCGATGGACGCTCTAAAAAAGAAGCAGCAAGACAACTAGACGAATCGCTTCAACGCCTGCAAGTTGATTGCATCGATCTCGTTCAGCACCACGAAATTCTTCGACACGAAGATCCGCATCGAGTTTTTGACGAAGAAGGGGCGAATGCTGCTTTTCTTGAGGCGAAACAAGCCGGCAAACTCCGATATATTGGTTTTACTGGGCATAAAGACCCCTATGTTCATCTTCATATGTTGGAAGTTGCAGCCGCAAACGGGTTTAAATTTGATACAGTGCAGATGCCGCTCAATGTCATGGATGCTCACTATCGGAGTTTTGCAAAGCTGGTTGTGCCAGAACTGGTTAAACAAAACATCGGCGTTCTGGGAATGAAAAGCTTGGCAAACGGTATTCTTTTACGGTCAAATACTGTAACGCCAATTGAGTGTTTACACTATGCTTTGAATCTGCCCACATCGGTTGTGATTACCGGAATTGACAGCATAGAGATTCTAGAGCAAGCTTTTGAAGCAGTGCGGACTTTCCAGCCGATGAATGACGAGCAAGTGCGATCGCTCTTAGCAAAAACAGCAGAAGCAGGATCGCGTGGTGAGTTTGAGCCTTTCAAAACTTCATCAATCTTTGATAGCACTGCCCAAAATCCAGATTGGCTAGGAGAAGAACCACAGCGCCTCCAGCAATTGATGTCAGCATGA
- the dxs gene encoding 1-deoxy-D-xylulose-5-phosphate synthase has product MHLSEITHPNQLHGLSVRQLQQIARQIRDKHLQTVAVNGGHLGPGLGVVELTLGLYQTLDLDRDKVIWDVGHQAYPHKLLTGRYDRFHTLRQKDGVAGYLKLCENKFDHFGAGHASTSISAALGMALARDLKGEKFKAVAVIGDGALTGGMALEAINHAGHMPKTNLLVVLNDNDMSISRNVGAIPRYLNKMRLSQPVQFIKDNLEEQFKQIPFVGESLSPELGRIKEGMKRLAVPKVGAVFEELGFTYIGPVDGHNLEELITTFQQAHQIQGPVLVHVATVKGKGYEIAELDQVGYHAQSPFNVATGKAIPSNKPKPPAYAKVFSHTLVKLAEQNPKIVGITAAMATGTGLDKLQAKLPNQYVDVGIAEQHAITLAAGLATQGMRPVAAIYSTFLQRAYDQIIHDVCIQNLPVFFCLDRAGIVGSDGPTHQGMYDIAYLRCIPNIVIMAPKDEAELQRMVVTGVNHTSGPIAMRYPRGNGHGVPLMEEGWEPLEIGKSEILRTGDDVLIVAYGTMVYPGMQAAEILSEHGIEATVINARFVKPLDTELILPLAKKIGRVITLEEGCIMGGFGSAIAEALMDADILVPVKRFGVPDVLVDHAEPNESKTELGLTSHQIAERVLQAFFKQQVSAVV; this is encoded by the coding sequence ATGCACTTGAGCGAAATCACCCATCCTAATCAGTTGCACGGTTTATCTGTTCGCCAACTGCAACAGATTGCCCGTCAGATTCGAGATAAGCATCTCCAAACCGTAGCAGTTAATGGTGGACACTTGGGGCCAGGGTTGGGTGTTGTAGAATTAACACTAGGACTTTACCAGACACTGGATTTAGATCGGGATAAAGTGATTTGGGATGTAGGACACCAAGCTTATCCCCACAAACTGCTTACAGGACGCTACGATCGCTTCCACACCCTTAGACAAAAGGACGGAGTTGCAGGTTATCTCAAACTCTGTGAAAACAAATTTGATCACTTTGGGGCTGGACATGCTTCTACAAGTATTTCAGCAGCATTAGGCATGGCTTTAGCGCGAGACTTGAAAGGCGAAAAATTTAAAGCCGTCGCTGTTATTGGGGATGGGGCGCTGACTGGAGGTATGGCATTAGAAGCCATCAACCATGCGGGACACATGCCAAAAACTAACCTGTTGGTTGTTCTCAACGACAACGACATGTCCATATCTCGCAACGTCGGCGCAATTCCCCGCTATCTGAACAAAATGCGCCTCAGCCAGCCGGTGCAATTTATTAAAGATAATCTTGAGGAACAATTTAAGCAGATTCCCTTCGTGGGTGAATCTCTGTCTCCCGAACTCGGACGCATCAAAGAAGGTATGAAACGTTTGGCTGTTCCCAAGGTAGGGGCAGTGTTTGAAGAACTCGGCTTTACCTACATTGGACCAGTAGATGGGCATAATCTCGAAGAATTGATTACCACCTTTCAACAGGCACATCAGATACAAGGCCCTGTTTTAGTACATGTGGCAACAGTGAAAGGCAAAGGCTATGAAATTGCTGAACTAGATCAAGTTGGCTACCACGCCCAAAGTCCCTTTAACGTTGCAACTGGCAAAGCTATTCCTTCTAATAAACCCAAACCTCCAGCTTATGCCAAAGTCTTTTCTCACACTCTGGTAAAACTTGCCGAACAAAACCCCAAAATCGTTGGGATTACTGCGGCTATGGCAACGGGAACAGGTTTAGATAAACTTCAAGCCAAACTGCCCAATCAATATGTTGATGTCGGCATTGCTGAACAACACGCAATCACCCTAGCAGCAGGACTGGCAACTCAAGGAATGCGCCCCGTAGCTGCCATTTATTCTACCTTCCTGCAACGTGCTTATGACCAGATAATTCATGATGTCTGCATCCAAAATCTGCCAGTGTTTTTCTGCCTAGATAGGGCAGGAATTGTCGGATCTGATGGTCCCACTCACCAAGGTATGTATGACATCGCTTATCTGCGTTGCATTCCCAATATCGTCATCATGGCACCCAAAGACGAAGCAGAACTGCAACGTATGGTAGTAACTGGTGTTAACCATACCAGTGGCCCGATCGCTATGCGCTACCCTCGCGGCAACGGCCACGGCGTTCCCCTGATGGAGGAAGGTTGGGAACCTTTGGAAATCGGTAAAAGCGAAATTCTCCGCACCGGCGATGACGTGTTAATCGTCGCTTATGGCACAATGGTTTATCCAGGGATGCAAGCTGCTGAAATTCTCAGCGAACATGGCATTGAAGCAACTGTAATCAATGCGCGTTTTGTTAAGCCTTTGGATACCGAGTTGATTTTGCCTTTGGCTAAGAAAATCGGCCGCGTCATTACCTTAGAGGAAGGTTGTATTATGGGTGGCTTTGGTTCTGCGATCGCTGAAGCCTTAATGGATGCAGATATTCTAGTTCCAGTCAAGCGATTCGGTGTACCAGATGTGTTAGTAGATCATGCTGAACCCAATGAATCTAAGACAGAACTAGGTTTAACTAGTCATCAAATAGCAGAAAGAGTTTTGCAAGCTTTCTTTAAGCAGCAAGTATCTGCTGTGGTTTAG
- a CDS encoding EAL domain-containing protein, which yields MLEFWKSLFAYKQFIPHGHCYLWKPELVGLHIVSDSLIALAYYSIPIALVYFVRKRQDFPFNWIFLLFATFIITCGTTHLMDIWTLWYPTYWLSGCIKAITAIISLYTASELIPLIPKALALPSHAQLEIANQELEREISIRKQAELALQEREAMLRRISDNLPNGAIYKVIRELDGSDRFDYISAGIERLMEVRVEDVLKDSSLLYRQFIPEDVPLLQAAVDESRRNFSVFDIQLRIQTPSARLKWLHFRSTPRQLQDGRVVWDGLVVDVTDLKRVEETLRKSEALLEESQQVARLGNWEFELATGKITWSKQLFDLFNRDPELLEPNYQENLQLYCPEDAGKLAQATERAMSTGESYQLILRASPIYGSTIYIEGIGHAEFNADGKVIRLYGTAQDVTERQAALNKRKQAEEELRRSETLLATAQKIAHLGSWEWHLGSEKQIWSAETFRIFGLNPAESVPTQATFLQMLYPEDRPVLQRHLLQAIANGNPFNLEYRIVQPDGSLRYLESRAEVAYDTQGKTVRLYGAILDITERKQAEIALKQSEIRYRAIVEDQTEFIARYLPDGTITFVNQAFTRYFGRSPEQLIDSCYQPIIFEADRERVAQLIAAMNADNPVAIIENRVILEDSVRWTQWHNRMLFDEQGCFIEFQTVGRDITALKQIEETLFQEKELAQVTLQSIRDAVITTDAFGRIQYLNPVAESLIGCSEASAKGVLLEEVFRIVHETTREKVKNPIEQALQENRIVSLANHTVLITGRDQEIAIQDSAAPIRNREGQVIGAVMVFHDVTQNRLLSRQLSWQATHDALTGLVNRQEFERRVEQALHVAKLDYQVYTLCYLDLDHFKIVNDTCGHVAGDELLRQITVLLQEKVRKTDTLARFGGDEFGLLLTQCTLEEALRVANNLLSCVQEFRFVWQEQVFSIGVSIGLVVIDTNSESLAEIISTADAACYTAKNRGRNRVYVAQTDDQERLQQRGQMQWVGRISQALESDWFCLYVQRIAAIIPTDQNGDHYEVLLRLRDEQGKLVLPMAFIPAAERYNLMHLIDRWVIRTLFKNWSRVVDNKQSIYAINLSGSSINDDRFIDFLHEQFTLHPISPQHICFEITETVAIANLLKARQFIQKLQRMGCRFALDDFGAGMSSFAYLKSLPIDYLKIDGSFIRNIVENPVDNAIVTAITRISSVMGIQTIAEFVENDAILERITALGIDYAQGYGIAVPHPLGKI from the coding sequence ATGCTGGAATTCTGGAAAAGCCTTTTTGCTTACAAACAGTTTATTCCCCACGGTCATTGCTATCTTTGGAAACCAGAATTAGTGGGGTTGCATATTGTATCCGACAGTTTAATTGCGCTTGCTTATTATTCCATTCCGATCGCGCTAGTTTATTTTGTCCGCAAACGCCAAGACTTTCCTTTCAACTGGATATTTCTGCTATTTGCAACATTCATTATTACTTGTGGTACTACCCACCTGATGGACATTTGGACGCTATGGTATCCAACTTATTGGTTGAGTGGGTGCATTAAAGCTATTACAGCCATAATTTCCCTGTACACAGCTTCTGAACTTATACCTTTAATACCAAAAGCACTTGCTCTCCCAAGTCATGCACAACTGGAGATAGCCAATCAAGAACTAGAGCGGGAAATCAGCATACGCAAACAGGCAGAACTTGCACTACAAGAGCGTGAAGCTATGTTGCGGCGAATTAGCGATAATCTGCCCAATGGGGCAATTTATAAGGTAATCCGCGAATTGGATGGTAGCGATCGCTTTGACTATATAAGCGCGGGGATTGAAAGACTGATGGAAGTCAGAGTAGAAGACGTACTGAAAGATTCAAGTTTGCTCTATCGCCAGTTTATCCCAGAAGATGTACCACTCCTCCAGGCAGCAGTCGATGAATCTCGGCGGAATTTCTCGGTGTTTGATATACAACTGCGAATTCAAACGCCCAGCGCTCGCCTGAAATGGCTCCATTTTCGTTCCACGCCACGCCAGTTGCAGGATGGTCGTGTAGTTTGGGATGGGCTGGTGGTGGATGTCACCGACCTCAAACGTGTTGAAGAAACACTACGCAAGAGTGAAGCCTTATTAGAAGAATCTCAGCAAGTTGCTCGTCTTGGTAATTGGGAGTTTGAACTTGCCACTGGCAAAATTACTTGGTCAAAGCAGCTGTTCGACCTTTTTAATCGAGATCCCGAACTTCTTGAGCCGAACTACCAAGAAAATCTGCAACTGTACTGCCCAGAAGATGCAGGAAAATTAGCCCAAGCTACCGAGCGGGCAATGTCAACTGGCGAATCTTACCAACTCATTCTGCGCGCATCTCCAATTTACGGGTCTACTATTTATATTGAGGGGATTGGACATGCAGAATTCAACGCGGATGGAAAAGTAATTCGCCTCTATGGAACTGCCCAAGATGTTACAGAACGGCAAGCCGCACTCAACAAACGCAAACAAGCCGAGGAAGAACTCCGACGCAGTGAAACGCTGCTAGCTACTGCTCAAAAGATTGCCCATCTGGGCAGTTGGGAATGGCACTTAGGGTCTGAGAAACAAATTTGGTCAGCCGAAACCTTCCGCATTTTCGGTCTAAATCCTGCTGAATCAGTACCGACGCAGGCTACATTTCTCCAGATGCTTTACCCAGAAGACCGACCAGTGTTGCAGAGGCATCTACTACAGGCGATCGCTAATGGCAACCCTTTCAATCTTGAATATCGCATTGTCCAGCCTGATGGCTCATTGCGCTACCTGGAGTCGAGAGCAGAGGTAGCTTATGATACTCAAGGTAAGACTGTTAGACTGTATGGAGCTATTCTAGATATTACAGAACGCAAACAAGCAGAAATTGCTCTCAAACAAAGCGAGATTCGCTACCGTGCCATTGTCGAAGATCAGACTGAATTCATTGCCCGATATTTACCAGACGGCACAATCACCTTTGTTAACCAAGCTTTTACACGTTATTTTGGGCGATCGCCAGAGCAACTGATTGACAGCTGCTATCAACCGATTATCTTTGAGGCCGATCGAGAGCGAGTTGCTCAATTAATAGCTGCAATGAATGCTGATAATCCTGTTGCCATCATTGAGAATCGCGTGATTCTGGAAGATAGTGTGCGTTGGACTCAGTGGCATAATCGGATGCTGTTTGACGAGCAAGGATGCTTTATAGAATTTCAAACGGTGGGACGGGATATCACAGCCCTCAAGCAAATTGAAGAAACGCTTTTTCAAGAAAAAGAATTAGCTCAGGTGACGTTGCAATCGATCAGAGATGCAGTTATTACTACAGATGCCTTTGGTAGGATTCAATACTTGAATCCGGTTGCAGAATCTCTGATCGGATGTAGTGAAGCATCCGCAAAAGGGGTGCTGTTAGAAGAAGTCTTTAGAATTGTGCATGAAACGACACGGGAGAAGGTTAAGAACCCAATTGAGCAAGCGTTACAGGAAAATCGAATTGTGAGTTTAGCAAACCATACCGTCTTAATTACCGGGAGGGATCAAGAGATTGCGATTCAAGATTCAGCTGCGCCCATTCGTAATCGTGAAGGACAGGTTATTGGCGCGGTTATGGTGTTTCATGACGTGACTCAGAACCGCTTGCTTTCACGTCAGCTATCCTGGCAGGCAACCCATGATGCCTTAACCGGATTGGTGAATCGCCAGGAATTTGAGCGGCGCGTTGAACAAGCACTGCACGTTGCCAAGTTAGACTACCAGGTTTATACGTTGTGCTATTTGGATCTCGATCACTTCAAAATCGTAAATGATACCTGTGGTCATGTGGCTGGAGACGAATTACTGCGTCAAATTACTGTCCTCTTACAGGAGAAGGTTCGGAAAACTGATACATTGGCACGGTTCGGGGGCGATGAATTTGGCCTATTACTCACTCAATGTACGCTGGAGGAAGCTTTACGAGTTGCCAATAATCTGCTTTCCTGTGTTCAAGAGTTCCGATTTGTTTGGCAAGAGCAGGTATTCTCAATTGGAGTAAGTATCGGCTTGGTCGTTATCGACACGAATAGCGAGAGCCTTGCAGAGATTATCAGCACGGCTGACGCAGCTTGCTATACCGCCAAGAACCGGGGACGGAATCGCGTGTACGTTGCTCAGACTGACGACCAGGAGCGGCTGCAACAGCGCGGTCAGATGCAGTGGGTCGGCCGCATTTCTCAGGCTTTGGAAAGTGATTGGTTTTGTCTTTATGTTCAAAGGATTGCCGCTATTATCCCGACAGATCAAAACGGCGACCATTATGAAGTCCTTCTGCGGCTGCGGGATGAGCAGGGAAAATTAGTGCTGCCGATGGCGTTTATTCCAGCAGCAGAACGCTACAACTTGATGCACCTGATCGATCGGTGGGTGATTCGGACTCTGTTCAAGAATTGGTCAAGGGTTGTTGACAATAAACAAAGCATCTATGCAATTAACCTTTCTGGCTCTAGCATCAATGACGATCGATTCATTGACTTTCTGCATGAGCAGTTTACCCTACACCCCATCTCACCCCAGCATATTTGTTTTGAGATTACCGAGACTGTAGCGATCGCCAATCTGCTCAAAGCCAGGCAGTTCATTCAAAAGCTTCAACGGATGGGCTGTCGCTTCGCATTAGACGATTTTGGGGCAGGGATGTCGTCCTTTGCCTATCTAAAGTCTCTGCCTATAGATTACCTCAAAATTGACGGGAGTTTTATTCGTAACATTGTCGAAAATCCTGTGGATAATGCGATCGTGACAGCAATCACGCGTATTAGCAGTGTCATGGGTATTCAGACGATTGCTGAGTTTGTGGAGAATGACGCTATTTTAGAGCGAATTACGGCACTAGGAATTGATTACGCACAGGGATATGGCATTGCAGTACCTCACCCATTGGGGAAAATATAG